AATATTCCAAATCCAGACAATATTAGACAACTATAAAAAGCCTGAAGAGATTAGGTTAACTATTAATCGCTTTTTACAAAGTGCAAACCTAAGCTCTATTTCTTATAATATTACATATAATGGTAGAATTATATCCAACGTTATTGACCCATCTAAGCCAACTTTGTTAAGTAAAAAAGTGAGCTATAGAGATAGTGGAAGTATAGAGATAATTATTTACGCAGAAGATTATAACTCAATTGTAAAAAAAAGAGTTATAAAGTCTATTAGAAACTCTAAACTCTCAGATAACGGATATTTTTGGATAAATGAAATAATTGATTTTGATGGGGGTGATAACTATGCAATTAGATTAGTACACCCTAATCTTATAGAGACCGAAGGGAATTATCTTTCAACTAACTTTAAAGATAATCATGGGAATCAACCCTATTTAACTGAACTTAATGGAATAAAGAGTGATGGTTACGTCTTATTTGATTACTATTTTAAAAAGCTGAACAGCTCTAAAGTCTCCCATAAACTATCCTATTCAAAGCTTTATAAACCATTTAACTGGGTTGTTGCAACTGGGATATACTTAGATGATGTTGATGAATTTATATCAAACGAAAAAAATATAATGGAGACTTCATTAAGAAGAATAAGAGTAGCCTCGGTTTTTGCCATTCTTATAGCCATACTTATATGCGGTATTATAGTTTGGTTTTTTGAAAAAGTTATTAGTACTATGATTAAAGAATTTAACCTAGATATTAATAAAGCCTATAAAAAGTTAGAAGTGATAGCTTATAAAGATACCCTATCTGGCCTATTAAACCGTAGATCAATGGCCCATCATATGGATGAGGAGTTATCTAGGGCTTCAAGAAATAATACCTATTTTGGAATCATTATGCTGGATATAGACCACTTTAAAAATATTAATGATACATATGGCCATGATATTGGTGATATTGTAATACAAAAAGTTTCCCAAGTTTTAAAAAATACATGTAGAAGTGAAGATAAGCTAAGTAGATGGGGAGGTGAAGAATTTTTAATATTAGCAATTTCCCCTAACATAGAGAACTTAATATCCATGGCAGAGAAGATTCGAGTGGCTATTTCTGAATTAAAGATACCAGTAAACAAGGAAGAGATAAGCGTTTCAGCTACATTTGGATTATCTTATTATAATGGTAATAAAAATATAAAAGAACTTATAAAAGAGGCTGATGATAACCTATATATCGGTAAAAAGAGTGGCCGTAACCGAGTTGTTTCTTAAAAGAGTATTTAATATGTAACATAATTCCTGTAAGATTAGAAATATTTTTTTAAGGACACTAAATGAATTCCATACTTTCAATTCTACCTATAACACTACTTTTCTTGTTAGGACTACTTATTAAGAAAAAAGGGATATTAAAGCAATCGACAATTAAGGACTTAAAACTTATAGTGGCTGATTTTGCACTTCCAGCCCTGGTTTTTAAGGCTTATTTAGATGTTATAATTGATTCAGGTAATATTGTCATTGTATTAATAATGTTTACTATCCCACTAATTATGGGATTAATTGGTAAACTTCTATACTATCCTTTAAAAATAAACAGTAGTTATTTCCCCTACCTATTAACAGGATTTGAAACAGGAATGTTAGGTTATGCCATATTTATTGCTTTTTTTGGTACTGATCAATTAAGTAGCCTGGCAATAGTGGATCTAGGCCAGGGTCTATTTGTATTTTTTGTATTGCTTCCATCCCTAAAAAAGATGATTGTAGGTAAACAATCTTTAAAAGAGACTACAATCTCATTTATAAAATCACCTGTAATAATCGCAATATTAGGAGGACTAACATTAGGTAGCTTAGGTTTTAATCTAGAGAGTAACCCACTTCTTACCTCTTTTTCAGGGTTCTTAGATATTGTAGGAAGCTTAACAATGCCTTTAATAATGATTAGTCTTGGATACGAGATTGAGTTTAAAAAAGATGGTTTTATTAAAGCCTTTAAAACTATCCTTATCAGGAAGACAATACTTATATTAATTGCAATCCTATTTAACAAGTACATAATAATTGGCCTATTAAAACTCCCAGAGATATATACATCCGCAGCTTTTATAGTTTTTCTAATGCCACCACCCTTTGTAATTTCTATATTTATGGACCAAGATGATAAAGACAACCTAGGGTATGTTACAAATACCCTTTCAATAAGCATAATAGTCTCAATTGTGTTATTACTGTTTATTCTCTCCTAGTTTTTTTTGACTTCCACCTTAATAACCTCATCCCATTAAATACAACTATTAAGCTAGCACCCATGTCTGCAAAAACAGCCATCCACATGGTTCCAAATCCAAGTATTGTTAATAGTAGGAATATCATCTTTATACCTAACGCAATAACAATATTCTGAACTAAAATCTCTCTAGTTTTTTTAGAGAGTAGGATAAGTTGGGGAACTTTTCTAATATCATCATCCATGATAATTATATCTGCAGTTTCAATTGCAATATCTGTTCCAATACCTCCCATGGCAATACCAATATGAGCATTTGCCAAGGCAGGGGCATCATTTATTCCATCACCAGTCATTGCCACCACAGAGTTTGTTTGTTTTAACTCATTAATAATGGAAGTTTTATCCTCTGGTAGAAGACCACCTTTATAATCATCTACACCAGCTTGTAGACCAATATATCTAACAGTTCTTAAATTATCACCAGATAAAATTGTAGATTTGATACCTAACTTATGTAGGTATGATATAGCCTCCCTACTACTCTCCTTAATTGTATCTGAAACTCCAAATATAGCTAAAGCCTCTATATCATTAAAAAGAATTGTAACAGTTTTACCTTCCTCTTCTAACTTATTAACAGTTTCTTCTAACCGAGCATTAGATTTACCATATTTTTCGATAAATCTTTGATTACCAAGATAATAAGTTTTGCCATTAATAACTCCATGAACACCCATCCCTGGTGTAGCACTAAACTCTGAAACCTCCCCTTCTATCTCTTTAAAATCCTTAGTATACCCTCTAGTTATTGCCTGGGATATAGGGTGGTTAGAGCTTCTTGCTAGTAGAATACCAATATCTAAGATATTTTCTTCTCTACCAATTACTATTTGATCTACTAGTGCTGTATCACCCTTTGTTATTGTTCCTGTTTTATCAAGGGCTATATAGTCTATTTTAGCTGCCTGCTCAAGATAGACTCCCCCTTTAACAATTACTCCTAAACGGGAAGCCATTGCTAAACCACTTACAATGGTAACAGGTGTAGATACAACAAGGGCACAGGGACAACCAATAATTAATAGAACAAGGGCTCTATATATCCAAACTAACCATGGTTCAGCAAGTATAATAGGTGGTAGAATAGCTATTAGTAGTGATATACCCATTATTATTGGGGTATAATATTTGGCAAATTTATCAACAAACCTCTGGGTTACAGAACGGTGACTCTGAGCCTCTTCTACTAACTGAATTATTCTAGATAGTGTTGAGTGGGACTTATCTGCAGTAACCTCTATATCAATTTCACTATTCTTATTTATTGTTCCTGCAAAAACCTCTGCCCCTATTAACTTCTCAACAGGTGTACTCTCACCAGTTATTGCAGACTGGTCAATATAACTACTTCCCCTACATACTAAACCATCATGGGAGATTAACTCTCCAGGTCTAACCCGTATAACCTGTCCAACTTCCACAACTGTAGAATCGACCTCTAGTAGTACCCCATCTGCCTGTATAACAACTGTTTTATTTGGGCTTAGGTTCATTAAACTAGATATTGCATTCCGGGCTTTATCTAGGGATAAACCTTCTATCTTTTCTGAAATTGTAAATAAAACCATAACCATGGCTGCTTCGGGCCAAACTCCAATAATAAGAGCGCCAGTAACTGCAATACTCATTAATGCGTTTATATTAAGATTACCACTTGTTATAGCTAACAAACCTTTTTTATATGTGGTTACCCCACTAATAATCACTGCACCAAGGGCTAATAGAGCTGGAAGATAGGGGTGG
Above is a genomic segment from Thiospirochaeta perfilievii containing:
- a CDS encoding AEC family transporter; the encoded protein is MNSILSILPITLLFLLGLLIKKKGILKQSTIKDLKLIVADFALPALVFKAYLDVIIDSGNIVIVLIMFTIPLIMGLIGKLLYYPLKINSSYFPYLLTGFETGMLGYAIFIAFFGTDQLSSLAIVDLGQGLFVFFVLLPSLKKMIVGKQSLKETTISFIKSPVIIAILGGLTLGSLGFNLESNPLLTSFSGFLDIVGSLTMPLIMISLGYEIEFKKDGFIKAFKTILIRKTILILIAILFNKYIIIGLLKLPEIYTSAAFIVFLMPPPFVISIFMDQDDKDNLGYVTNTLSISIIVSIVLLLFILS
- a CDS encoding heavy metal translocating P-type ATPase, coding for MNKIKRYSIQEMDCPTEEAMIRNKLEKLDGVESLGFNLIKRVLTVEHSLDDIGILKYSINELGFDAIDLDDDIIEKKKQSIYRSWGPIIFALLLAILSEVSEILELFHPYLPALLALGAVIISGVTTYKKGLLAITSGNLNINALMSIAVTGALIIGVWPEAAMVMVLFTISEKIEGLSLDKARNAISSLMNLSPNKTVVIQADGVLLEVDSTVVEVGQVIRVRPGELISHDGLVCRGSSYIDQSAITGESTPVEKLIGAEVFAGTINKNSEIDIEVTADKSHSTLSRIIQLVEEAQSHRSVTQRFVDKFAKYYTPIIMGISLLIAILPPIILAEPWLVWIYRALVLLIIGCPCALVVSTPVTIVSGLAMASRLGVIVKGGVYLEQAAKIDYIALDKTGTITKGDTALVDQIVIGREENILDIGILLARSSNHPISQAITRGYTKDFKEIEGEVSEFSATPGMGVHGVINGKTYYLGNQRFIEKYGKSNARLEETVNKLEEEGKTVTILFNDIEALAIFGVSDTIKESSREAISYLHKLGIKSTILSGDNLRTVRYIGLQAGVDDYKGGLLPEDKTSIINELKQTNSVVAMTGDGINDAPALANAHIGIAMGGIGTDIAIETADIIIMDDDIRKVPQLILLSKKTREILVQNIVIALGIKMIFLLLTILGFGTMWMAVFADMGASLIVVFNGMRLLRWKSKKTRRE
- a CDS encoding sensor domain-containing diguanylate cyclase — protein: MSYRDSGSIEIIIYAEDYNSIVKKRVIKSIRNSKLSDNGYFWINEIIDFDGGDNYAIRLVHPNLIETEGNYLSTNFKDNHGNQPYLTELNGIKSDGYVLFDYYFKKLNSSKVSHKLSYSKLYKPFNWVVATGIYLDDVDEFISNEKNIMETSLRRIRVASVFAILIAILICGIIVWFFEKVISTMIKEFNLDINKAYKKLEVIAYKDTLSGLLNRRSMAHHMDEELSRASRNNTYFGIIMLDIDHFKNINDTYGHDIGDIVIQKVSQVLKNTCRSEDKLSRWGGEEFLILAISPNIENLISMAEKIRVAISELKIPVNKEEISVSATFGLSYYNGNKNIKELIKEADDNLYIGKKSGRNRVVS